The sequence below is a genomic window from Macadamia integrifolia cultivar HAES 741 chromosome 1, SCU_Mint_v3, whole genome shotgun sequence.
TCCCCCGCCCAATTCTCCCTATAAAATCTCACCACAATCCTCTCCATCTCTACAACTCAGATCCAAAccccaaaaaaccctaatctccaTTGCCTTCTCTGCGATCAAAAATGCCTTCAATCCCCGAAGAACCTCTTCTGGCCCCAAACGCAGATCGATTCTGTATGTTCCCAATCCAGTACCCTCAAATCTGGGAAATGTACAAGAAAGCCGAAGCCTCTTTCTGGACCGCAGAAGAAGTCGATCTCTCGCAAGATCTCCGTAACTGGAACGACACCTTAACCCACGACGAGAAACACTTCATCACTCACGTTCTCGCCTTCTTCGCTGCCTCAGACGGAATCGTCTTGGAAAATCTCGCCGGTCGGTTCATGAAGGAAGTCCAAGTCGCTGAAGCTCGTGCTTTCTACGGCTTCCAGATCGCAATCGAGAACATCCACTCTGAAATGTACAGTCTCTTACTTGAAACCTACATCAAAGATTCTTCAGAAAAAGATCACTTATTTCGCGCAATCGAAACCATTCCTTGCGTGAAGAAGAAGGCCGAGTGGGCTCTCCGTTGGATCGACGGCTCCGAATCCTTCGCCGAACGTATTATAGCCTTTGCTTGTGTTGAAGGTATCTTCTTCTCAGGTAGTTTCTGTGCGATCTTTTGGCTCAAGAAGCGAGGATTGATGCCGGGCTTGACCTTCTCCAACGAGTTGATTTCCAGAGACGAAGGGTTACACTGTGACTTCGCGTGTTTACTCTATGGATTGTTAAAGAATAGACCGAGTGAGGAACTAGTCAAGGGAATCGTCGCTGACGCGGTGGAGATCGAGAGAGAGTTTGTTTGTGACGCGCTTCCTTGCGCGTTGGTGGGTATGAATGGGGATCTGATGAGTCAGTATATTGAGTTCGTTGCTGATCGGCTGCTTGGCGCTCTAGGGTATGGGAAGCTATACAATGCTCAGAATCCGTTTGATTGGATGGAGTTGATCTCACTGCAGGGGAAAACTAACTTTTTTGAGAAGAGGGTTGGTGATTATCAGAAAGCTTCTGTTATGTCTAGTTTGAATGGGAATGGTGGTGGGTCCCATGTGTTTAAGATGGATGAGGATTTCTGATCTACGCTCCTAATTATATATGTCatttgcatttttatttttatttttttatattggttaattttgtttattttctgtttagtATCTTAATTTGTATGGAAATAAGGTTggtttaaataaataataaatgcaATCTGGTAATCTGATCCTATGGTGTAGATTTAAATGTACTCCAGCGCCCTGATGATCAAATGATTTTACGGCTATAATTGTTTTCAGCCGTagaaagggtttttttttttatttctttattttggtAGTAAAGGATTTTCTTCACTTTCACCGATGGTTGTTAATGATCTTAGATGTGTGGGTGATTgcaccccaaaaaagaaaaatgtgggTGACTATTTTACTCAGATAGAAAGATAATTGCACAAAAAAAATCTCTGATAGTCACTATGTGACTTTTATCAAGATTTAGTCCTCCTTCACTCATGGGTGAATTAAGAATTACTTCTCCcatattcttttgtttttatttatttattttttgtttcggTGATTTTTTTGTTATCCTCAAGTTGAGGGCATTTTGGATTTTGTACTAGAGGGAGTAATTATGACTAATGACCATTGATTCTTATAAAATCTATTcatttttgaatgaaaaaaccTTTTGGAGAAAGAGTGACAACCTTCATTGGCATCCCTTTAACACCCCTAATGTCAGAGAAGAACTTAAtctaaggtgagggatggaatCGATGATAGAAGAGAATTTCAATttgagttttagggttttaaccCTTAATCGGGTGGGTCAAAAGTTCGATCTACTAATGGTGGGTTGAAGggataaaaatgaaatttgagtttcttaatcatcaatttgaaaaagaacATGTGTCCAACTTACAACACCTCACTACTCGATCTCCTTGACTTTTATCTGaaccctttttctatttttttcatgcAAAATAAATTATCTATAAAACAAAGGAACGAAATACTAGGAGGAACAACCTCCCAAGATACAAAGCACTGATTAATTGCCTTTAAAATGGCGAGACAATCAACAACAAAATTTCCTTCACtaagaatatgcaaaaatttcactttcatgAAGAATGGATATAGGACCGATAGTCGATGTTGATGTGATGAATTCACCACGGGATGTTCAAAGAGCGATGATTGAGGATGTTGAGCATCAGATTGTCACTTCAATCTAGATTTTCCGAAGACTTCTCATTGCAACTTGGAGCCCATTGTAGATTATTAGGGCTTCTGCAACTCCCGCATGCATAACCAATACTGTGGGAGTAGCAATGGAGAAAGGAACCgtctgttggatttatgggctaaattaattattcgggttgattaaatgggtgagagtcaaattgcattaACCGATTcagtccactctcaagtttagagATATACTGGCTCAACCAATTGTGGTTTATAGTTTTGGGTgtaggacagtattataaatactagatTTTGAGTCTCTatagccattattcactcttccccactttagcACTAAAGTGAGataaccaaggaggtttaaggggctgtagaagatccatagtcAAGTCAAAAGAGCGAAAGTGGAAGTAACCaatatcaatcttcttcaacatacttggtgagaggtacaattagatcc
It includes:
- the LOC122081210 gene encoding ribonucleoside-diphosphate reductase small chain-like, which codes for MPSIPEEPLLAPNADRFCMFPIQYPQIWEMYKKAEASFWTAEEVDLSQDLRNWNDTLTHDEKHFITHVLAFFAASDGIVLENLAGRFMKEVQVAEARAFYGFQIAIENIHSEMYSLLLETYIKDSSEKDHLFRAIETIPCVKKKAEWALRWIDGSESFAERIIAFACVEGIFFSGSFCAIFWLKKRGLMPGLTFSNELISRDEGLHCDFACLLYGLLKNRPSEELVKGIVADAVEIEREFVCDALPCALVGMNGDLMSQYIEFVADRLLGALGYGKLYNAQNPFDWMELISLQGKTNFFEKRVGDYQKASVMSSLNGNGGGSHVFKMDEDF